In Halorubrum sp. PV6, a single window of DNA contains:
- a CDS encoding ribosome assembly factor SBDS: protein MISLDEAVTARLESHGERFEVLIDPEAALSMKRGEFDGELQDVIAAEDVFENASRGDRPAEADLETVFETTDPLEIIPEIVRRGEIQITAEQREEMQERKHNQLVTTITRNAVNPQMDDSPHPPERIERALTEAGFQVDPMEPVENQVDDALEALRPVIPIRFEEVTMAVQLPADYAGSGQAQVREFGDLEREEWQNDGSWVGVLTFPAGLQNDLYDLVNEVTSGEGDARVIKDKDELRTR from the coding sequence ATGATATCGCTCGACGAGGCCGTGACGGCCCGCTTGGAGTCGCACGGCGAACGGTTCGAGGTGCTGATCGATCCGGAGGCCGCGCTCTCGATGAAGCGGGGCGAGTTCGACGGAGAACTGCAGGACGTCATCGCCGCCGAGGACGTGTTCGAGAACGCGTCTCGTGGCGACAGGCCGGCTGAGGCGGACTTAGAGACGGTCTTCGAGACGACGGACCCGCTGGAGATAATCCCCGAGATCGTCAGGCGCGGCGAGATACAGATCACCGCCGAACAGCGCGAGGAGATGCAAGAGCGGAAGCACAACCAACTCGTGACCACCATCACGCGCAACGCGGTGAACCCGCAGATGGACGACTCCCCGCACCCGCCCGAGCGAATCGAGCGCGCGCTGACCGAGGCCGGCTTCCAGGTCGACCCGATGGAGCCGGTCGAAAACCAGGTCGACGACGCCCTCGAAGCGCTCCGGCCCGTCATCCCGATCCGGTTCGAAGAGGTGACGATGGCGGTCCAACTGCCGGCCGACTACGCCGGCTCCGGACAGGCACAGGTCCGCGAGTTCGGCGACTTAGAGCGCGAAGAGTGGCAAAACGACGGGTCGTGGGTCGGCGTGTTGACCTTCCCCGCGGGGCTGCAAAACGACCTCTATGACCTCGTCAACGAGGTCACGTCCGGCGAGGGCGACGCCCGCGTCATAAAGGACAAAGACGAGTTGCGGACGCGGTAG